One Telluria mixta DNA window includes the following coding sequences:
- a CDS encoding GGDEF domain-containing protein: MMIKTAQAYELERMHALLGVSRELLQTDEVADVLALAGRAIVELAGAQEALLIVRCNGERVVAFDRRGRPLRADTSHPWYRIAADTLGGHGRQGTRGGRTMTLRVPAANAVAALAVGWDCDDADGRGSERRRLLTTILGLTVAALGKIQTRSSLEELVASQHEQMADSVRAHASELARRDAIEDEMRLVATTDVLTGLNNRRGFFVEAGQAFRLVRRRRAHSAVIFADVDNLKQVNDSLGHEAGDNLLCDAASVFRESFRGADVVARLGGDEFVAFTLDDAQPNVILSRLQDNLRAFNLMQERPYRVSVSAGIVECDPDGERGLRDYVLLADQQMYLEKRRRLH; encoded by the coding sequence ATGATGATCAAGACCGCGCAAGCCTATGAACTGGAGCGGATGCACGCCCTGCTGGGCGTATCACGTGAATTGCTGCAAACGGACGAGGTGGCGGACGTGCTGGCGCTGGCGGGCCGGGCGATCGTGGAACTGGCAGGGGCGCAAGAGGCGTTGTTGATCGTGCGTTGCAACGGGGAGCGCGTCGTCGCATTCGACCGCCGTGGGCGTCCGCTGCGCGCCGATACCTCGCATCCGTGGTACCGCATCGCTGCGGATACCCTGGGCGGTCACGGGCGCCAGGGCACACGGGGCGGACGCACCATGACGCTGCGTGTTCCCGCTGCCAACGCCGTCGCGGCGCTGGCGGTGGGCTGGGACTGCGACGACGCCGACGGCCGGGGCAGCGAACGGCGGCGGCTGCTGACGACGATCCTCGGCTTGACGGTGGCAGCGCTGGGCAAGATACAGACGCGCAGCTCGCTCGAGGAACTTGTTGCCTCCCAACATGAGCAAATGGCGGATTCCGTGCGTGCGCATGCCAGCGAACTGGCGCGGCGCGACGCGATCGAAGACGAGATGCGCCTGGTCGCGACGACCGATGTCCTTACCGGCCTGAACAATCGCCGCGGCTTTTTCGTCGAGGCGGGACAAGCCTTCCGCCTGGTGCGGCGCCGACGTGCGCACAGCGCGGTGATCTTCGCCGACGTCGACAATCTCAAGCAGGTGAACGACAGTCTCGGTCACGAGGCCGGCGACAATCTGCTCTGTGATGCGGCGTCCGTGTTCCGCGAGTCGTTCCGCGGCGCGGACGTGGTCGCACGACTCGGTGGCGACGAGTTCGTCGCGTTCACGCTGGACGACGCGCAACCTAACGTCATCCTGTCCCGCCTGCAGGACAACCTGCGTGCATTCAACCTGATGCAGGAGCGTCCCTACCGGGTCTCGGTGAGCGCCGGGATCGTGGAATGTGATCCGGATGGGGAGCGCGGTCTGCGCGACTATGTGCTCCTGGCCGACCAGCAAATGTATCTGGAAAAGCGGCGGCGCCTGCACTAG